Proteins encoded by one window of Lathyrus oleraceus cultivar Zhongwan6 chromosome 1, CAAS_Psat_ZW6_1.0, whole genome shotgun sequence:
- the LOC127104398 gene encoding uncharacterized protein LOC127104398 produces MTKRGGKAKVLAPGKLQEERNRIINKKHIVRKPAQTTLSMQDASSAPTPAQAAPSVQVASSMPTSASKKSSVQAASSMPTPAQEASSVQVASSMPTSASKKSCVQAASLMPTPAQAASSVQAASSMPTPAQAASSVQAASSVQAASSMPTPAPTVVPVHATTSEKFSFMPTPTLSHQTMAGPQSINLQTMASPSNLAEEEDVDADEDEAVGQETITPLVPTIDENGKVIIKPSGTGLVPAKEVAGAINYAIRKQFYKPIHHWSALDPDTKAYWRRFRGILSIMHLSIAHLKKKEEND; encoded by the exons ATGACTAAAAGAGGTGGAAAAGCTAAGGTATTAGCACCAGGAAAACTTCAAGAAGAACGAAATCGCATAATTAACAAGAAGCATATCGTTAGGAAACCTGCTCAAACAACATTGTCTATGCAGGATGCATCATCGGCACCAACACCAGCTCAGGCAGCACCGTCCGTGCAGGTTGCATCGTCGATGCCGACATCAGCTTCGAAAAAATCATCTGTGCAGGCTGCATCGTCGATGCCAACACCAGCTCAGGAAGCATCGTCCGTGCAGGTTGCATCATCAATGCCAACATCAGCTTCTAAAAAATCGTGTGTGCAGGCTGCATCGTTGATGCCAACACCAGCTCAGGCAGCATCGTCCGTGCAGGCTGCATCGTCGATGCCAACACCAGCTCAGGCAGCATCGTCTGTGCAGGCTGCATCGTCTGTGCAGGCTGCATCGTCGATGCCAACACCAGCTCCAACTGTAGTACCTGTTCATGCCACTACCTCTGAGAAATTCAGTTTTATGCCTACTCCAACTTTAAGCCATCAAACAATGGCTGGCCCTCAAAGTATAAACCTTCAAACAATGGCTAGCCCTTCAAATTTGGCAGAGGAGGAAGATGTGGATGCTGATGAGGATGAGGCGGTGGGTCAAGAAACTATTACCCCTCTTGTGCCAACAATAGATGAGAATGGGAAAGTTATTATAAAACCATCTGGTACTGG GCTAGTTCCTGCCAAAGAAGTTGCTGGTGCCATTAATTATGCGATACGCAAACAATTTTATAAACCTATACATCATTGGTCTGCACTCGATCCTGATACGAAAGCTTATTG gAGAAGGTTTCGTGGGATCCTTTCGATCATGCATTTGTCTATAGCGCATTtgaaaaaaaaggaagaaaacGATTAA